The Sulfurospirillum deleyianum DSM 6946 nucleotide sequence GCAGAAGCAAGTAGTAACCTCTTTATTTCTGTCTTTCATTTTATAAAAAAACTCAATGAAGCCCTAGGAAGAGAGCTGTTCGTCTCTATCAATATTTCTCCTGTGCAATTTAGTGTTGCTCCCTTTCAAGAGAGTTTAATTCACGCCTTAGAAGCTTCTACCCTTCGAGCGCAACTGGTCTGTTTAGAAGTCACGGAGAGTCTCTTTTTAGAAAATATCGAAGAAGTTTCGCAAAAACTAGCAGCACTTAAAACATACGGTTTTTGCATTGCATTGGATGATTTTGGAAGTGGCTACTCCTCGCTTCAATACCTCAAAGTCTTACCTTTGAATAAATTAAAACTAGACCGTATTTTTGTTCAAGACCTTCCAGACTCACAAAGCGATATCGCCATTACCCAATCGGTTTTAGCCTTAGGCAAAAATTTTAATGTCAATGTCATTGTTGAAGGAGTCGAAACAGAAGAGCAATGCAAATTTTTAGAGCAGATTGGATGTCGCTACATTCAGGGGTATTTGATTTCTAAACCTATGCCAGAAGAAAATGTACTGGAATTTTTAAGAGAAAAAGAGCATTAAAAAAGATGTAAAGCAGGAAATCCTGCTTTACATGTAACAATTACGATGAAGCGCCTTCTGTATTAAACACTCTATCTCCCGCATCGCCAAGACCGGGGACAATATAGCCATTTTCATTCAAACCATCATCAATACACGCTGTATACACAGGTACGTCTGGATGAACCTCAGCAAAGCGTTTTAAACCTTCAGGAGCAGAGACAAGCGCTAAAAAGCGAATATCTTGAATTCCTTTTTGTTTCAAAAAATTCACCGCATCAATGGCCGTACCGCCTGTAGCAAACATCGGATCAATAATAATCGCTGTACGCTCTTTGTGATCGGCTGGAAGTTTCGCATAATAAAACTCTGGCTCAAGCGTTTTTTCATTGCGCTGAAAACCCAAAAATCCAACACTGGCATCAGGAATCAACTTAAAAACGCTATCAAGCATACCAAGCGCTGCTCGTAAAATGGGGCAAATCATAATCTTTGCATCCAATTTTTGAGCATTCGCAACCGCCACAGGTGTTTGCACACGCACAAAGCGCAAAGGCAAATCACGTGTCGCCTCAAACAACATTAAGTATGAGATTTCATCTACCAAAAGTCTAAATTGAAAGGGTTCTGTTTTCTCATCTCTTAAAATCGAGAGTTTATGCTCAATCAAAGGGTGTTTGATGACGTGGACGTTTTTCATCTATTTTTGCTCTGCATCAATAATTTCTTGAAGGTCTCTTTTGTAAAGACCAATATCAAAATCTGCTACACGTGCAACACCATCGTTAATCGCCGCTTCCGCAACCGCTGCACTAACCCATACCAACACACGTCTATCAAATGGTTTTGGAATAATGTAGTTGTAACCAAACTTCAAATCCTCACCATTGTACGCTGCTTTAACATACTCAGGTACTTCTTCTTTAGCCAGTTTTGCCAACGCAACCGCAGCTGCCATTTTCATACCTTCAGTAACTTTAGTGGCTTTAACGTCTAGGGCACCTCTAAAGATAAAAGGGAAACCTAAAACGTTATTGACCTGATTTGGATAGTCACTTCGACCTGTTCCCATCATGACATCATCTCTTACCGCATAGACTTCTTCTGGTAAAATTTCTGGTGTTGGGTTTGCTAGAGCAAAAATGATGGGGTAAGGATTCATAGACTTAACCATATCCTGAGTCACAACACCAGGAGCGGAGAGACCTAAGAACATATCTGCGCCTTTCATTGCATCTTCTAACGTTCTATCACTGGTTTCAAGTGCAAATTCTGCTTTGTATTTGTTCAAGTCTGTTCTACCTGAATGAATCACACCTTTAGTGTCAATCATCACAATGTTTTTAGCACCTAAGAGTTTATACATTTTTGCACATGCAATACCAGCCGCACCCGCACCAGAGACAACAATCTTCATCTCTTCGATTTTTTTACCACTGATTTCAAGCGCATTAATTAAACCCGCACTCGTAATCATCGCTGTTCCATGTTGGTCATCGTGCATAACAGGAATATTCACACATGCTTGAAGTTTTTGCTCAATATCAAAACATTTAGGCGCTTTAATATCTTCAAGGTTAATACCACCAAACGTTGGAGAAAGTGCTTTACAAATCTCGACGATTTTATCAGCATCATGTTCGTCTAATTCAATATCAAAGGCATCAACGTTGGCAAATTTTTTGAAAAGAACAGATTTTCCTTCCATAACAGGCTTACCCGCAATCGCACCGATATCGCCTAAGCCTAAAACCGCTGTACCATCAGAAATAACCGCAACGAGATTTCCCTTATTGGTATATTGGTACGCCAATTCATTATCTTTTTCAATCTCTAAACACGGATGCGCAACACCTGGGGTGTATGCCATAGACAAATCTCTCGCTGTATCACAACGTGATTTCACATTAATCTCGATTTTTCCACCTATGTGGTACGCTAACGATTCCTCTTTGGTTACTTTTCCTTTACTCACACCTAACTCCTTTTAAAAGATATTAATTTTTCTATTCTCTCAATCACACCTGCGTATCCAATAATTTCTAAAACTTCAAAAATGGAAGGGCTCACGGAGCTTCCTACCATCGCAATGCGAATGGCTTGTGCTAAATCTTTCAGTTTTAAACCACGCTCTTCTAAAAATGCTTTCGTAAATGTTTCAAATTCACTCGCTTCTTGCAGCATTTTTTCATTTTTTAATGCCTCAAAATAATGTTCTAAAAGTATGACTGTATCGTTGTTGAGAAACTTCTCAACTGCTTTTTCATCGTAACATATTGGTGCTTCCAAAATCTGTTTTGTTAAGTTTGCAAACTCCACTAAGGTCTTAGCTCTATCTCTAAGTGCGTCAATCAGTAACGTTTTCTTTACATGTAAAGATAAATCAACATCAAAAAAGCGTAATTCTTCGATTAAACGCTCATAACTTGCTTGTTTAATATAATGGGCATTAAGCCACAACAGTTTTTCTTGATTGTAGGCAGATGCTGATTTATTGATGTTATTAGGGTCAAACCATTCTTTCATCTCATCAAAAGAGAAAATTTCTTGATCACCATGACTCCATCCTAAACGAATGAGGAAATTCAAAAGCGCTTCAGGCAAATACCCCTCACGTTTGTACTCCATCACATCGACTGCGCCATCACGTTTTGAGAGCTTTTTACCCTCAGGATTTAAAATCATTGGCACATGGTAAAACTTAGGAACATCAAATCCTAAAGCCTGATACAAAATAATCTGTTTGGGAGTATTAGAAAGATGGTCATCCCCACGAATGACTTCATTCACGCCCATCAGCGCATCATCAATGACAACCACAAAATTATACGTTGGCGTACCATCACTACGAGCGATAATAAAATCATCTAACATATCACTGGCATTAAAAGAGACTTCGCCTTTGACACCATCGACAAACGAAATAACACCGCTCGTTGGCGCTTTAATACGAATCACAGGCTCAACCCCCGCTGGTGGTGTGCCTGTAAAATTACGGTAACGCCCATCATAGCGAGGACGCTCTTTACGTGCCATTTGTGCCTCACGAAGCGCATCTAACTCTTCTTTACTCATATAACATTTGTAGGCTTTTCCCTCTTCTAAAAGCTTTTGAACATAGCTTTTGTAGAGATCAAATCGCTCAGACTGATAAACAATCTCACCCTCATGTGCTAAACCAACCCATTTAAACGCTTCTACGATCGCCTCTGCGGCTTCTTTGGAGTTACGTGCCAAATCGGTATCTTCAATACGAAACAAAAATTTTCCATTGTTTCTTTTTGCCCAAAGGTAACTATAAAGCGCCGTTCGAAGTCCACCAATGTGCAAATACCCTGTAGGACTTGGGGCAAAACGTGTCACAACCATACCATCAAACCTTTTAATTATGTCAAAATTATGTATCATTTTGTTACGCAGTGAACAAATTTTTCGAAAGAAACCCTATAAAAAAACATCTTTTTAATTTATTTTGTTCAAAAAAATGTTATCATTTGGGGCTTCTTACATTATTAATACGCAGTGATTATATAGCGAGTTTTCTTAAAACAAAGGATTATGAATGAAGATTAAATTAAAGGTGTTAACTTTTGTAACTTTGGGTGCGACCCTTCTTTTCTCTCCCGCAAACGCTGGAACAGTCGATGGAATCTCCTTAATTATTAACAAAGAACCTATCACACTTTACGATGTTTTTAAATATTCTCAACGCTTCAACCTCTCGAAAAAAGATGCTTTAGATATCTTGGTACGCCAAAAACTCGAGGAAGCTGAAATTAAAAAATTAGGCATTAGTGTTGAAAATTATGAAGTGGATCAATACATTGAAACACTAGCAACCAACAATAACATGAACACAACCGATTTTCTCGCCATGATTCGCTCTAAAAATGTGGATGTTTTTGAATACAAAGAAGAACTTACCAATAAACTCAAACGTGATAAACTCTATCGTAAAATTATCAGCAACAAACTTCAACAAATAAGCGATGGTGAACTCAAAGCCTATTACGATGAAAATCTCCATGAATTTTCACAAGCCAATGGCTTTGATGTAACGATTTACACCAGCGCAAATCAAGAGAGCCTTATCAGTTTGAAAAAGAATCCTATGAGTACATTTAAAGATGTAGAGCTTAAAGAGGGAAGTTTTCAAGCAGGTAAAATGGACGCCAATCTTGCAACGTTATTGAACAAAACAGCGACCAGTAGTTTTTCAAGCATTGTCAAATCAGACCAAAACTATGTTATGTTTTTCGTGAAAAATAAACACAACGCACAAACAGTTGCGTTTGACGATGCGAAAAATTATATTCATGCTAAATTATCAGAGGGGAAAGAGCAAAAAGCGATTGAAGAGTATTTTGAAAAACTCAAATCCTCTGCCAATATAAAAGTCGTACGTTTACCATAAGTAGTTTTAAAGGGTCGCTCTTTTAGCGACCCTTTTGTATTAATAGCGTGAAAGATAGTTTGTATCGAATTTATTCTCTATAAAATCTTTATTGTCCATCATTCCTAAGTGAAAATCACGTACCGTTTTAATTCCCTCGATTTGTAACTCACTTAAAGCTTGTTTCATCTTCTTAATCGCACGATTTCTATCTTCACCCCAAACAATAAGTTTTCCAATCATGGAATCATAATGCGGTGGTACAGAATAGCCTTGATACGCATGTGAATCCATACGCACATTGCGACCACCAGGGATAATATACTTGGTGATTTTTCCAGGACTTGGAATAAATTTCACAGGGTCTTCTGCGGTGATACGACACTCAATAGCATGACCACGAAATGTTAACGCACTTTGCTCAAACAGTTTTTCACCCTCTGCTACACGAATCATCCACTCAATGATATCAATCCCACTCACCATTTCACTCACACAGTGTTCGACTTGAAGACGTGTATTCATCTCCATAAAGTAGAAATTTTTATCCGCATCTAAAAGGAATTCAAACGTACCCGCATTTTCATAGCCAATGTACTTCGTTGCTTTTACCGCCACTTCGTGAAGGCGTGTGCGTGTTTTATCATCCAGTGCAATAGCAGGGGATTCTTCAATGAGTTTTTGATGACGTCTTTGCATCGAACAATCACGCTCACCAATATGCACCACATTGCCAAAAGAGTCACCAATGACTTGTACTTCAATGTGACGTGGATTTTTGATGTATTTTTCCATATAAAGCGTACCATCACCAAACGCACTAATCGCTTCGCTTTCAGCGGCAAGGTATGATTTTTCTAGGTCTTCCATCTTTTCAACCACACGCATACCACGTCCACCGCCACCCGCACTGGCTTTTACAATCACAGGAAGCCCAATTTGAGTCGCAAGCTCTTTAGCCTGTGCAACATCTTTCAGTGCGCCATCGCTTCCTAAAATAACAGGTACTCCTGCTTTTTTCATCACTTCTTTGGCTTTGGATTTATCACTCATTAACACCATGGAATCAACAGAAGGTCCAATAAATTTGATATTGTGATGTTGACACACTTCCACAAAGGTTTGATTTTCACTCAAAAATCCATACCCTGGGAAGATAGCATCACACCCGCTAATTTCTGCGGCACTAATAATGGCAGGAATACTCAAATAACTCTCGCTCGATTTTGCCCCACCAATACAAATACTCGCATCAGCATGTTGAAGATAAAGCGCATCTTTATCCGCTGTTGAATAAACCGCAATGGCTTGTTTCCCCATCTCTTTGATGGTTCTTATTGCACGAAGGGCTATTTCACCGCGATTTGCAACAAGAATTTTCTCAATCTTCATTAAACTTTCTCCACCAAGAAGATTGGCATATCAAACTCAACAGGCTGACCATCGGCAACTAAAATATCTAAGATTTTGCAGTCAAACTCCGCTTCAAGCTCATTCATAATTTTCATCGCTTCAATAATGGCGATTGGCTGACCTTTGCGTACCACATCACCTACTTTTGCAAATGCAGCTGCCCCAGGAGAAGGAGATTTATAAAATGTTCCAACCATAGGTGATTTAATACTCAAACCAGCAGGTGCAGCATCCACACTCACTTCTCCGCTCATCATAACAGCAGGTGCAGGTGCGGCAGAGACAGGTGCGATGGGTGCAGAAACCATTGGGGCTGTATGAATGACGTTTGATTCATATCCCTTTTGAAGCTCAATACTAAAATCACCCTCTTTAATTTTTAGTTTTGTGATATCACTCTTATCAAAAAAACGCATTAACTCTCTAATTTCATTTTTATCCATACAATTCTCCTAAT carries:
- the upp gene encoding uracil phosphoribosyltransferase; translation: MKNVHVIKHPLIEHKLSILRDEKTEPFQFRLLVDEISYLMLFEATRDLPLRFVRVQTPVAVANAQKLDAKIMICPILRAALGMLDSVFKLIPDASVGFLGFQRNEKTLEPEFYYAKLPADHKERTAIIIDPMFATGGTAIDAVNFLKQKGIQDIRFLALVSAPEGLKRFAEVHPDVPVYTACIDDGLNENGYIVPGLGDAGDRVFNTEGASS
- a CDS encoding malic enzyme-like NAD(P)-binding protein, with translation MSKGKVTKEESLAYHIGGKIEINVKSRCDTARDLSMAYTPGVAHPCLEIEKDNELAYQYTNKGNLVAVISDGTAVLGLGDIGAIAGKPVMEGKSVLFKKFANVDAFDIELDEHDADKIVEICKALSPTFGGINLEDIKAPKCFDIEQKLQACVNIPVMHDDQHGTAMITSAGLINALEISGKKIEEMKIVVSGAGAAGIACAKMYKLLGAKNIVMIDTKGVIHSGRTDLNKYKAEFALETSDRTLEDAMKGADMFLGLSAPGVVTQDMVKSMNPYPIIFALANPTPEILPEEVYAVRDDVMMGTGRSDYPNQVNNVLGFPFIFRGALDVKATKVTEGMKMAAAVALAKLAKEEVPEYVKAAYNGEDLKFGYNYIIPKPFDRRVLVWVSAAVAEAAINDGVARVADFDIGLYKRDLQEIIDAEQK
- the gltX gene encoding glutamate--tRNA ligase, coding for MVVTRFAPSPTGYLHIGGLRTALYSYLWAKRNNGKFLFRIEDTDLARNSKEAAEAIVEAFKWVGLAHEGEIVYQSERFDLYKSYVQKLLEEGKAYKCYMSKEELDALREAQMARKERPRYDGRYRNFTGTPPAGVEPVIRIKAPTSGVISFVDGVKGEVSFNASDMLDDFIIARSDGTPTYNFVVVIDDALMGVNEVIRGDDHLSNTPKQIILYQALGFDVPKFYHVPMILNPEGKKLSKRDGAVDVMEYKREGYLPEALLNFLIRLGWSHGDQEIFSFDEMKEWFDPNNINKSASAYNQEKLLWLNAHYIKQASYERLIEELRFFDVDLSLHVKKTLLIDALRDRAKTLVEFANLTKQILEAPICYDEKAVEKFLNNDTVILLEHYFEALKNEKMLQEASEFETFTKAFLEERGLKLKDLAQAIRIAMVGSSVSPSIFEVLEIIGYAGVIERIEKLISFKRS
- a CDS encoding peptidylprolyl isomerase, whose protein sequence is MKIKLKVLTFVTLGATLLFSPANAGTVDGISLIINKEPITLYDVFKYSQRFNLSKKDALDILVRQKLEEAEIKKLGISVENYEVDQYIETLATNNNMNTTDFLAMIRSKNVDVFEYKEELTNKLKRDKLYRKIISNKLQQISDGELKAYYDENLHEFSQANGFDVTIYTSANQESLISLKKNPMSTFKDVELKEGSFQAGKMDANLATLLNKTATSSFSSIVKSDQNYVMFFVKNKHNAQTVAFDDAKNYIHAKLSEGKEQKAIEEYFEKLKSSANIKVVRLP
- a CDS encoding acetyl-CoA carboxylase biotin carboxylase subunit, which translates into the protein MKIEKILVANRGEIALRAIRTIKEMGKQAIAVYSTADKDALYLQHADASICIGGAKSSESYLSIPAIISAAEISGCDAIFPGYGFLSENQTFVEVCQHHNIKFIGPSVDSMVLMSDKSKAKEVMKKAGVPVILGSDGALKDVAQAKELATQIGLPVIVKASAGGGGRGMRVVEKMEDLEKSYLAAESEAISAFGDGTLYMEKYIKNPRHIEVQVIGDSFGNVVHIGERDCSMQRRHQKLIEESPAIALDDKTRTRLHEVAVKATKYIGYENAGTFEFLLDADKNFYFMEMNTRLQVEHCVSEMVSGIDIIEWMIRVAEGEKLFEQSALTFRGHAIECRITAEDPVKFIPSPGKITKYIIPGGRNVRMDSHAYQGYSVPPHYDSMIGKLIVWGEDRNRAIKKMKQALSELQIEGIKTVRDFHLGMMDNKDFIENKFDTNYLSRY
- the accB gene encoding acetyl-CoA carboxylase biotin carboxyl carrier protein, yielding MDKNEIRELMRFFDKSDITKLKIKEGDFSIELQKGYESNVIHTAPMVSAPIAPVSAAPAPAVMMSGEVSVDAAPAGLSIKSPMVGTFYKSPSPGAAAFAKVGDVVRKGQPIAIIEAMKIMNELEAEFDCKILDILVADGQPVEFDMPIFLVEKV